The Setaria viridis chromosome 9, Setaria_viridis_v4.0, whole genome shotgun sequence sequence ctgctccctccctcactAGCCCGCCCATGCCACCCTCCatccctcgcccgcccgcgccacgccgagctaggaggaggaggccagggagaagggagggagcagagggagaggaGCGCTAGGAGatagaggggagaggagagggtcAGGTcgcggggaggaagggagagagagcaGAGGATGGAGCGTGAGAGGAGAGGATtagataagggagagagagaatcGAAGAGCTGAGATAAATcctggttggagccaccaatcAGGAGTAATTCATTTTATCCCGACTGGTGGCTCCAACCAAAATTAAAAGCTTCACTTTTATCCCCGTTGTAACCATCGACTCCGACAGTCTATAAAATTTAGACTCGGAACTAAAGATCCTTTATCCCGGATAAAAATAACAGGACTAAAAACGCTGGATGTACACCGATACTTAACCCTCAGTAAGGTCGACGACGTATTCAGATGGCATGGCCTGAAAGTGATAGGCCTAGAAGCTTCTAGTTGCAATCGGCGAGCCTCTGTGTTGTCGAGATCCGATCCGATCCTGACGGATTTCTTCTGGCTTTCTAACGGTACCCTGACGCGAACGTGCACGTACAAGGCCGGGCAGAGGACAAGTGAATTTCGTGGCGCACAATCGCACATGCACACGTACGGCTGCAAACAGACACGAAAAGAAGCCGGGACCGAATCCAGCAGCCCATCGTCGTGCACGACACAGCAGGAGCTGGATCCACGCATCGCGCACGTACGCCTCTAATTCCACGGCTCAGGCTGATGACATGGGGTTGCGGAGAAAGACACGCAACGACGATgaccggtggcggtggccggctGTCGACTGGCGCGGCCACCTTCCCTGTCCGTAGCTGCCGTGTCGACCGACGTGTATGGGCTCCGTTCGGAACGTAAGAATTCCACCCGCAAATTCGTCTTACGTATACGCTGTAAAAGGCTACAGTCTTCTGGTCGTGTTTGGAGGTTAGCGGGCATGGCTTTAGCTACTCACTgtttcctcctcttctgagAGCAACGGCTGCTGGGTTGCAGATGTTTCGGCCTTATCCCTGCGTTTCCCTGAACTCAATTATTGGGACATCTAATCATACAAGACCGAGGCCAGCCGCTTTGTTTCAAGCGAAGAAGCGACAGAATGAACGATGCCTGGAGGAGCAGTGGCGTACGCCGCCCATACCACCGGCACGCTCACATATCTGGGAGGTACGTCCTACCAGCAGACACACGCACACAGGAGAATGCAACGAGGAGCAAATGGTCCATACAGTCCGGTGTCTGCTTCGATTATGAATTCTTGTCACAAGTTGAGGGTTTTTACTTTATTTCCGCTGAAGGCCTTCTTTGGAAGCGTAGGGGCGAGCAGCCCCGAGCAGCACATCCCCACGTTGATTTTCCTCCCATCCGCTTCCTTCCCCAGGCAGGGGGAGAAAAACATCCCTCCAGCTTTGGTTGTTTGGGACTCCCGGTCGCTCTGCTCTGCTCGCGGTCGCTCTGCTCTgatgctctgctctgctcccgGTCGCTCTGCTCTGCTCCATCAACACCACGAAGAGCCCGTCTCCCGTACGCCGGCGACCGGTCAAGCTggaaaaaagatagaaaaaCCAGAGCACAATAGAGTAATTTTGGGACTCCCTCCTGTGTGCCAGCTTCAGCAGAGCACAACGAAGGCTACAACTCAAAAGGTAGAAAAAAGATATGTGTAAAAGATCAACAGGCAACATCAATCACAAATGCTAATATAACACCTCAAAAAATCATGAACGAATCcaaaataaatcatagaaaaaaaactataaGTGCAACATCACAAGTCACAAAGCAAGTACAATCTGTAACTTGTATCAACCATCAAATTGCCATGAGTGCAACATCACAAGTCACAAAGCAAGTACAATCTGTAACTTAGTATAAGAGATTTAGCTAGTACAGAATCTGTAACTTAGTACAATAGATCAGATGTGAAtattgagctaaaacttgaaagtagagAAATAGGACTTTAAAATTATATTCTACAGATTAGCCATGAAGGCATGGCTTGTGCCTAAAACTGTTTTCAATATAGCTGCCACAATCTGCCAAACTAGTTTAAAACAGCCTAAATATGTCATGAATAGGTTATGATAAATTTTGCAATACATTGAACAACAAAATATCACCTAATAACTAATCATCAGCTTTGACAGAACACTGGAATATAATCCTAACGGTTCGACCCTCTCTAAAAGACAAAGTCAGGGGGGCTGCCTTCTACGGTTCTACCCATGGTTGACTTTTAAAAAAACTGTAATATAGATGTGATACTTTGTTGTGTGTTTAGACATGCTTTGGTGGTCAATGCTACAAATGACGAATGTagtagaaattagaagatgctCAAACAGCAGTGCAGATGCATATCCCAAATGTATCAGAGAACAAGTTATGATAGATTTTCTGATACATTGTACAACAGTTTTACCAAACAACTAAATATCAGCTTCCACAGAACATTGGAATATAATCCTAAAGAGGTTCTTTTTTAGAAAGATAAAAGAGTATTCGAATTTATAGTTCTAGGCGCAAAGTTTAAAATACATGTTTAGTTATTCAGAAATCTATGATGAAATCGCAGAGGAAAATAACAAACATAACCAGGCAACAAATCATCACATAAATTGTCTTCAGAGATATACCCTGGCATGCATTTAGCAGTAGCAGTAGCATTAGAGTTTATTTATTGGGGTGACTAAAGTTGTAAAAGAAAAGTCAAAGAAACAAATGAATTTATATGGTACCATGGTGCTCGTGATAAAATAACAAGGAAAATCAACAAATTATCACATATGAAGAGTAATAAATAATCCACAAATGCACGCTAGCATATAACAGTCCACTCCTATTTTTTTACATATCCAAGGAAATCGAATTATACCTAAAGTTGGACCCTATGTCTATGGGCGACAAGTAATGAATTAAAACAAACAAATTATCAATTTATATACCAGAAACCAGACCACACAGCCACACCATCATATGACAAATCACAAAACAATATAGCAGGCACCACTGCTACTAAGGTTCCATTTGGAACATTGTTCTAAAAGCGTAAACAAACATATTTGTTTATGGTACAAGATGCATCTCATTCTCTCATCTATAGCACGGTCAGATTCAGAAGTGACCTGAATTGAACTGTCAAAGAAAACAAATGGCCCAAAACGCAAGTACCACTGGAGAGGCTTACCTAGGCCAAGAATGTCCGGTGAAGAGATGAACAAGAGTTGGATCTTGGGTCTGGCAGCTTTGAAGTCACCGAGATCTAAAAGAATTCGAATTAGTAAGAGGATTATAAGCCCTAGTAaacaggagaggaggagaactCACGTGCTGAGCAGGAAGATGTATGGCGCCACCGTGGTGGatgtggaggtggtggccgaggcggaggcgtcGTCGCAAATTGGTGGTGGAGAGGCGGTGCCTGGACAGGGAGATGGAGCAGCGGCGACGTATCGATAGGAAGGTGGAGGGGCGGCACTTGGACGCGGAGGGATGGCGGCGCCTGGATGAaggcaggggtggcggcgcctGGACGAAGGTAGGGAAGGCGACGCGAGTGCTCGGGAAACGCTGCCCGAACCCTCGAAGTGGGGAGGAGCCGGCCTGTGGAAAAGGAAGGGATCGGGTCGAGCTCCCCTAGCAGATAGGCTTCCAAAAGGCAAGGTTGATTGGCCCGTGGATGGATTGTCGCATGGGCCTCCAACCCGAGGAAAAGGCCGGGATCCTGCTCGGGTTTGGCGTTTCCAAAGGGGCCCGAAAAGTTTTTTGAAGCCATTAGTAAAATGTTGTCTGAGATATCacaaaaaatcaaataaattcAGGCTTATCATCAGTTTGATGAGGAAATGTTTCCCTAGATGTTGCCGACTCTATTTCCTTGATACATGGACCCAATAATGTTAGCGTGAGAAACATTTTCCGAACAACTCCCTACTCTATTATATTAGAAAAAGTTAACTAAAACCATAAAATTCAAATATTGCAAATGTGTGTGCGCTTCGTAGAAAGCAAACAGATCGACCAGTAAGTGTGATAGCCAAAGTAAAATACCCAGCTAAGATCTCATTTCACTACATGACATCAAAGATTTCCTGAGTGTTCTTGTCAAATGGCCGAGAGTACttctttttcatatttttttattaaggaGCTGAGGGTTTTTTCCGCTTTAATTTGGACATTTCCCAAGAggaaaaacaaataaacaacTAAGAATCCTTAaccaatatttattttttcttaaaaaagacTGGCCACTTGAGAATTTTATAAGTAATGAATAACCGCTAGCTATTCGTAAAATATCTCCGGGAGTCATGAAATTGTTGTAAGAGCAAAAAGGATTTGGAACAGTGCAGAAAATTCTGTAGTTTCTACATAAGTCGTTGCACCTTGACTACACAAATTTCAATTGTCCATAGCTCGATGAAGGCACAAGTGGGCATAAGCTCACAAAATCCATACCATAAACGTAAGGTCGGTCCAGGGGTTCGTGTCATCCTACGTATGTCAATTCCAGTGGCTGGAGGAATGACAAGAATCTGAAACTCCCGCTACACTACAATTCTATACTCTACAGCTTACACAAGTGGCAGTATAAAATGCCTGACGGTGAACAAGTCCATACAAACACTACTACAAATCTTCATCCAAACAGCACATAAGGCTGCAAACCAATGCAGCCAATCCCTCCACCTCAGCTTTATCATGCCACGTAAGAAAGTGTAGCAAGAGAGacaagggggggggggggggggggggggaggtttAGAAAAGGAGCGGCAAACAGCATCGACATCATGCTCATTGAGAAGTTCTTATGCCTAGGGTTTAGCTCTTGCTGGAACCCACCAAGCTAAAAAAAATAATCCAATTTTCATATGCCAAATATCCCCCACCTTTCGAAGAGATTGGATAAACCAAAATAGCATGATAAACGTAACTTGATAGACAAAAAAAGTAATGTTGGATTATGATTAGAAAATAAAGTGGGCAAGAATAAGAGCGAAGGTCAGTCTCATCTTGACCTCCACACATTGCCATCGAACCCAATCCTCATTTATCACAAATATATATATGTGGAAACTACCTAAAATATGTCCGCTTTTCTAAGACCCGCCTTTTTGAGAATCTGCTACTTGAAGAAGCACGACTATTGGGCAATTTTGATTTTTATTTGGTAGATTGTTTGTCCTTAGTATAAATTGATGTGTATGCCCATGAAGCTAATGATAGCTCGTCTGTTTCCTGAATAGGAGCAAAATGGAATGTTGGCACCATTGTGAATGTTTGTGAGATGGAAAATTAACTATACATTATAATATATGTGTAAATTAGGGTTCTAGGTAAAATCACTTGTATCAATTTCCAAAGTTACGCATGTCATGAGAATTGTAGCAAAGAAAATGATCATCTATTTGGCAAGGTTCTATGACAAGTGGGTCGTAAAGCAATATTAATAAAAACAGGAACCCATGACCATGACTGTAATGCTAACCATGTAGCACAATAAACATAATAAACTAATGCATGACTAAACATATACTTCTGAAGAGTGTCGGAGGATAGTGGAAATAAAGATGGGGTCATATGCCCCCCTTATATTTGGAGATTTCTTTAGAGTATGTAGCTAGCCAAAAATATACTTCTTTTTGAGGGCAAGCTAGCCAAAAATATTGATTATCCCTAGTTTACCACAGATGCCCCTTCGACCATAATTTCACGCGAAGCTAGTTCCGTGCCTCCAGCATTGAGTCAAATAGGCCCTAAGCTCATATAATGTTGGGCACTACTGAACTACTGATTCATCATCTCTGACAAGGACAAAGGCGGAGCTTTCATCCGTCATCCAAAAAGCCCTTCTTTGAGAAAAGGCGGACAATATAATGCACTAGTAACGAATTGTGAGGAAGAGAACAAAGATTTGCTCTCGGCCAACTTTCGGTAGCCATTCCCTTTCCCTCCCTGTTTGACTTTTCGATACGGGACACCCCGGGCTGCCGCTTTATTTACAGCTTCTCCTCCTAGCGTTTCCTCCGAGCTCTCCCACCATTGCTTTTCTGCAGTTGTGACCCCCAACCTTCTCAGCGGACTCGGCGCCATTATTCCATCCCACAGTTTCCAACCAGCCCTCGTCCTTCCTGCAGGCAGCCGGCCTCTTTCTGGTGCGCCGCCCGGCCGTGCTCCCACTCCTCCGGCGACATGTCGAAGGTAAGACGTGCTCGTGCTGCATGCATTGGTCGTGGCCTGATTTCTTTCCGCCGTACGTGCGCACAAAGCTGGTCGCCTTTCCAGGGGTATGGGGATTTTCTCGTTAGGATCTTCCTTTGGAATCCAAGAATAATTCGCTTCGTCTTTTCTTTTATGCTCTGCTTTTGCTCTTTGCTCACCTGTGCTTCCTCCCCTGTTCGAGTTCGACCTCTCTGCTCAGCACAGAATCCAACGGTCCAATTTTCTTTCTCATATGCTTCGATCCTTTGGTGCAGAAAATCGTGGTGAAGATAGACCTGCACGACAACAAGGACAAGCAGAAGGCCATGAAGGCCGTCTCGACGCTCAGCGGTACCATGGCAGCTCTGCTTGTTTCTTCTTGTTGCTGTTTCTCATCAGGCATCGGGGAGAGACGAATTAATAACCTGTCGTGCCCTGCAGGGATCGACTCGATATCCGTGGACATGGCGTCGCACAAGATGACGGTGATCGGGATGGTGGACCCGGTGAACGTGGTGAGCAAGCTGCGCAAGGCCTCGTGGGCGGCGAACATCGACTCGGTCGGCCCGGCCAAGGAgccggagaagaaggaggaggagaagaagaaagacggtGACGACAAGAAGGACGGCGACGACAAGAAGGACGGCGACGCTAAGAAGGACGGCGACGAGAAGGACGGCAAGAAGGCGGCTGCGCCGACGGAGCAGCAGATCCTCGCCGAGCTGATGAACCAGTACCGGGCCTACTACCCGCCAATGAACACCCACTACTACGTGCAGAGCATGGAGGAGAACCCCAACTCCTGCGCCATCTGCTAAACGAGAAGCTGCACGAGCTGAGGTAATCAGGCACGGTTAATTACTATATGTGCATGTACATGTCCGCGTAAGAAGTACGAGACCGATGATACCATGCATGCTTCTGCGACGTGTAAAAAAAATAGTGCCTGGTCATGGTCTCATGGTGGACACGCAGCGTGTCTCCGCATAGAGAAAAACGTATGACGGTATGTGTAAGTGAAACTTTGCTTTCTGAGATAACTAGAGATGTAATGATATGCAGCTACAGTTTTAGATTTTTAAAAGAGTGTTTTTGATTCATGTTTGTGTGAACATGTGAATCACTTGATATGCTGTTGAGGCTGAAGGTTTCTCAGCATGAGGCATGAACTGGAACATAATATCCATATGACGAGGTCTAATAAGATGATAAGCTAAATGACCTATCCATGTTACTCTTTCAACAGTAGTGATAATGATTTTTAATGTGGAGAATTCGCCCCATCTTCAAAATAGATGTTAAGTTTGCTATTGGTTTATTGGAGAAACAGAATCTTGAAATGCCACATAATGCCAACAGAGAAATGTTTCTGACTGACCTCTTTATCTACCACAAGTTGCATAAGATTGCAAGTTTGTGAtcaagaaaaagagagagagcacGCTTGGGAAGAGATTGCAAAGCCGACAGCCCACACATCTCACTCTCATGGATAGCAGGATAAGCAAACCTAGCCACACCTAAACTATTCTTTCGCCAAAATATTGCAATTACATCACACGGTGATTAAAAATATTGGCCCGCATGAGACCAGTATGATATTATCAATCAGTGAGCTAGCTATACTGCTTCATTTAGCATACCCATTTGGAGCCAAATCCACATTCCACAGGTAAGGTTCGTCGCCCGAAGTTTTCAGCAAGAAAGCTAACTCAAAGTCTCAAACAGCTGTCGCACACAGATATTCATCCTTAAAATTTTATTAATCTTTTACACAAACTTTGCGTATCATGCATTAGTCTGTAACCGTAGTTTAGTCGACAAAATCAGGGGTTTCCACTGCTGCAATCTTCACAGAGGAAACAACAAAGATCCATGAGATCATCAGGTCTTGAGACGTCAGGTCCAGCACATCTGAAGAACGgaatgaagtttttttttttgtaatacTCAACTTGGAAACACCAAAATGAGATGAAAGGGACAGGGGCGTTTGCCCGCACGGGTGTGACTAATTGCATCCACGAAATGGAGTGCAGGCG is a genomic window containing:
- the LOC117836641 gene encoding heavy metal-associated isoprenylated plant protein 39, with protein sequence MSKKIVVKIDLHDNKDKQKAMKAVSTLSGIDSISVDMASHKMTVIGMVDPVNVVSKLRKASWAANIDSVGPAKEPEKKEEEKKKDGDDKKDGDDKKDGDAKKDGDEKDGKKAAAPTEQQILAELMNQYRAYYPPMNTHYYVQSMEENPNSCAIC